One genomic region from Haloarcula sp. DT43 encodes:
- a CDS encoding DUF1616 domain-containing protein, producing the protein MAGTPAWKLLLPRQLRRLPADLAAVVGVVALTNLAVLLPVVSDTPVRIVAGLVFVLFVPGYAFIAALFPEDGSDPDDDEAVTNPQAEGIDGIDGIERVALSFGLSIALVPLVGLVLNFTPWGIRLLPILVSLSGLTLVLTGVAAVRRWALPADERFRVPYRAWLSAGREELFSPASRTDAALNVLLVVSILLAAGSVAYAVTVPKEGERFSEFYLLTEGEDGDLVADGYPTEFQRGESRSLIVGIGNQEHERTEYTVVTELQRVERVGNETRVQERSELRRFQPTLEHNETWHRQHEVTPGMTGERLRLQYLLYRGSPPETVNQSTAYREVHLWVNVTE; encoded by the coding sequence ATGGCTGGCACCCCGGCGTGGAAGCTACTCCTGCCGCGCCAACTCCGCCGTCTCCCGGCCGACCTGGCCGCCGTCGTCGGCGTAGTTGCCCTGACGAACCTGGCCGTTTTGCTGCCGGTCGTCTCCGACACGCCGGTCCGTATCGTCGCCGGACTCGTGTTTGTCCTCTTCGTCCCCGGGTACGCGTTCATCGCCGCGCTGTTCCCGGAGGACGGGAGCGACCCCGACGACGACGAGGCCGTCACGAACCCCCAGGCCGAGGGTATCGACGGCATCGACGGCATCGAACGGGTCGCGCTCTCCTTTGGCCTCAGCATCGCACTCGTCCCCCTCGTGGGCCTGGTGTTGAACTTCACGCCGTGGGGCATCCGCCTGCTCCCGATTCTCGTCTCGCTCAGCGGGCTGACGCTTGTGTTGACCGGCGTCGCGGCCGTTCGTCGCTGGGCGCTGCCCGCCGACGAGCGGTTCCGCGTGCCATACCGGGCGTGGCTCAGCGCCGGCCGCGAGGAGCTGTTCTCGCCAGCGTCGCGGACGGACGCCGCCCTGAACGTGTTGCTGGTCGTGAGCATCCTGCTCGCGGCCGGCAGCGTCGCGTACGCCGTCACAGTCCCGAAAGAGGGCGAGCGGTTCAGCGAGTTCTACCTGCTGACGGAGGGCGAGGACGGCGACCTCGTCGCGGACGGCTACCCGACGGAGTTCCAGCGGGGCGAAAGCCGGTCGCTGATAGTCGGCATCGGGAATCAGGAACACGAGCGAACGGAGTACACCGTCGTCACCGAGTTACAGCGCGTCGAACGCGTCGGCAACGAGACGCGGGTGCAGGAGCGGAGCGAACTGCGGCGCTTCCAGCCGACGCTAGAGCACAACGAGACCTGGCACCGCCAACACGAGGTGACGCCGGGGATGACGGGAGAGCGGCTCAGGCTCCAGTACCTGCTGTACCGCGGTTCGCCGCCCGAGACGGTCAACCAATCGACCGCCTATCGGGAAGTCCACCTCTGGGTGAACGTGACCGAGTGA
- a CDS encoding PGF-CTERM sorting domain-containing protein, translated as MCNTTKIKHAAIFATAVLLVLAAPLSVTSATATPVDEGQTTAVTENVDVWERSLLPLRTTSTGPTTIAAPQTYINVESAQTGDVPLNRDQYTIHEAGEPVGLTFESTIGAGTSAVAGDEAQLLAVKLSERPDAAGFSDGSIRTELARLFTNDSSASSVELLDDGEGVGSIDDNGALETSYTPDSGGAYGFVLVTVDDGAGLSVSDGDVSTDGNVTVVGVEQTLVQDSDSTVDATADDVGGNVTLDVETELDDDSVTHAVLVFNESELQQRTSTVRVTGDIGANLSEDQVTVENSFDGVSGVSATHGDAAFAGESTATRAMPSAGLVGLFGFVLSEASSDATGDDMMYASATTVSESPDTTVAVETLDSWPTGTYTYVHVAVGEDSDGIASSTGTVTLSQSNETDSGDDDSEDETETDDGGSDGSDDGDDNGSSDDGNDDNGGSDDGGDDNNGGSDDSDDDDSSDGGDGDDSSDGSDDGDGDDGDDESETESDDATDEDTEALDTDNGAVTDTGADDGTEAVETDGGAQTEAATTAAGGGAQQPDDVGATATPGSVETTSSSGPGFTVLVAVLALLGAGLLARRD; from the coding sequence ATGTGTAATACAACAAAAATAAAACACGCTGCAATTTTTGCGACTGCAGTGTTACTGGTGTTGGCCGCGCCGCTGTCCGTAACGTCGGCGACGGCGACGCCGGTCGACGAGGGGCAGACGACGGCGGTGACGGAGAACGTCGACGTGTGGGAGCGGTCGCTTCTCCCGCTTCGGACCACTTCAACGGGGCCGACGACGATAGCGGCCCCGCAGACGTACATCAACGTCGAGTCCGCACAGACCGGTGACGTCCCCCTCAACAGGGACCAGTACACGATTCACGAGGCGGGCGAGCCTGTAGGCCTCACGTTCGAATCGACGATTGGGGCCGGAACCTCGGCGGTTGCCGGCGACGAAGCCCAACTGCTCGCCGTCAAACTCTCCGAGCGCCCGGACGCGGCCGGATTCAGTGACGGGAGCATCAGAACCGAACTGGCTCGCCTCTTCACCAACGACTCCAGTGCCAGTTCGGTCGAACTGCTAGACGACGGGGAGGGGGTCGGTTCGATTGACGACAACGGAGCCCTCGAAACCTCGTACACGCCCGACTCGGGTGGGGCCTACGGCTTCGTTCTGGTCACCGTCGACGACGGGGCGGGACTGTCCGTTTCGGACGGCGACGTCTCGACCGATGGGAACGTGACCGTCGTCGGCGTCGAGCAGACGCTGGTTCAGGACAGCGACTCTACGGTCGACGCGACTGCCGACGACGTCGGCGGGAACGTCACGCTCGACGTCGAGACCGAACTGGACGACGACTCCGTAACGCACGCTGTGCTGGTGTTCAACGAGAGCGAACTGCAACAGCGAACGAGTACCGTCCGGGTGACCGGCGACATCGGCGCGAACCTCTCGGAGGACCAGGTCACGGTCGAGAACTCCTTCGACGGCGTCAGCGGGGTCTCGGCGACCCACGGCGACGCCGCCTTCGCCGGAGAGTCGACGGCGACCAGGGCGATGCCGTCCGCGGGACTGGTCGGCCTGTTCGGGTTCGTGCTCTCCGAAGCGTCCTCGGACGCGACCGGCGACGATATGATGTACGCCTCGGCTACGACGGTGTCCGAGAGCCCCGATACCACCGTGGCCGTCGAAACGCTGGACTCCTGGCCGACCGGCACGTACACGTACGTCCACGTCGCCGTCGGCGAGGACTCCGACGGCATCGCCTCCAGCACCGGCACGGTCACGCTGTCGCAGTCGAACGAGACCGACTCCGGCGACGATGACTCCGAGGACGAGACCGAAACCGATGACGGCGGTAGTGACGGAAGCGACGACGGCGATGATAATGGTAGCAGCGACGACGGCAACGATGATAACGGTGGCAGCGACGACGGCGGTGACGACAATAACGGCGGCAGCGACGATAGTGATGACGATGACAGCAGCGATGGTGGCGATGGCGACGATAGCAGTGATGGGAGTGACGACGGCGATGGAGACGACGGTGACGACGAATCGGAGACCGAAAGCGACGACGCAACGGATGAAGACACCGAAGCGCTGGACACCGACAACGGAGCGGTGACCGACACGGGTGCGGACGACGGCACTGAGGCGGTCGAAACCGACGGCGGTGCCCAGACCGAGGCGGCCACGACCGCCGCCGGTGGTGGTGCCCAGCAACCCGACGACGTGGGCGCGACCGCAACACCGGGCTCGGTCGAGACCACGAGTTCGAGCGGCCCCGGATTCACCGTGCTCGTCGCGGTGCTAGCACTGCTAGGTGCCGGACTCCTTGCGCGACGGGACTGA
- a CDS encoding PGF-CTERM sorting domain-containing protein gives MVKSPILRRAAILALAAAMLLAGPVSVLSTAGATPVAERQTISVTENVDVWERSPLTLRTTSEGPTTIVGPRTFINVESAATGDLPLNKRTLTVHERNESINMSFEPRIGAGTRALAGDEAQLLAVKLNRVPTTDGLDTGNVTASIGAVFANNTNVTSSELLDDAAGVGRISETGELNASYTPESGGAYAFVLVTVDEGDEGLSVSDGNVSVNGQVTVVGVEQAIVQDNASTVEPTRNPVNPGDDVTLNVDTEIEDENATHAVVLVRQGELQRQSSTVTVSGELNESFSQDQISVRNSFDSVSGVATVGNGTRIAGINLSTNQSIPAIGLQGLFGVLVSQADSDAGGDVVHASATVVSDAPDTNVTVQTLDSWPNGAYQYVHVAVGNESGTINSDTGTVALSPGGGPDDGGPPGDSPGNGGPPDNAGGPNGAENDEAEEA, from the coding sequence ATGGTAAAATCCCCAATACTACGGCGCGCTGCCATCCTCGCCTTGGCAGCCGCGATGTTACTCGCAGGCCCTGTCTCGGTGCTGTCCACTGCCGGGGCGACGCCCGTCGCCGAGCGTCAAACCATCTCGGTGACCGAGAACGTCGACGTGTGGGAGCGGTCGCCGCTCACGCTCCGGACGACCTCTGAAGGTCCGACGACGATTGTAGGGCCCCGGACGTTCATCAACGTCGAGTCGGCCGCGACCGGTGACCTGCCGCTCAACAAGCGCACGCTGACGGTCCACGAGCGCAACGAGTCGATAAACATGTCTTTCGAGCCCAGAATCGGTGCCGGGACGAGGGCGCTTGCCGGCGACGAGGCGCAACTGCTCGCCGTCAAGCTCAATCGGGTCCCGACCACGGACGGCCTGGACACCGGCAACGTCACGGCTTCGATCGGGGCCGTCTTCGCGAACAACACGAACGTCACGTCGTCCGAACTGCTCGACGACGCAGCGGGCGTCGGACGGATTAGTGAAACGGGCGAACTGAACGCTTCTTACACGCCCGAGTCAGGCGGTGCGTACGCCTTCGTCCTGGTGACTGTCGACGAGGGTGACGAAGGGTTGTCGGTCTCCGACGGCAACGTTTCGGTCAACGGGCAGGTGACGGTCGTCGGTGTCGAGCAGGCCATCGTGCAAGACAACGCCTCGACCGTCGAGCCGACCCGGAACCCGGTCAATCCCGGCGACGACGTCACGCTGAACGTCGACACGGAAATCGAGGACGAAAACGCCACGCACGCGGTGGTGCTGGTGCGACAGGGCGAACTCCAGCGCCAGTCGAGTACGGTGACGGTGTCGGGCGAACTGAACGAGAGCTTCAGCCAGGACCAGATTTCCGTCCGAAACTCCTTCGACAGCGTCAGCGGCGTGGCGACGGTCGGGAACGGCACCAGAATCGCCGGCATCAACCTCTCTACAAACCAGTCGATACCCGCAATCGGTCTGCAGGGGCTGTTCGGCGTGCTTGTCTCTCAGGCTGACTCGGACGCCGGCGGTGACGTCGTCCACGCCTCTGCCACGGTCGTCAGTGACGCCCCCGACACCAACGTGACCGTCCAGACGCTCGATTCTTGGCCGAACGGCGCGTACCAGTACGTCCACGTCGCCGTCGGCAACGAGTCTGGGACCATCAACTCGGACACCGGAACGGTGGCACTGAGTCCGGGCGGCGGCCCCGACGACGGAGGGCCTCCCGGCGATAGCCCGGGTAACGGCGGTCCCCCGGACAACGCCGGCGGACCGAACGGCGCTGAGAACGACGAAGCCGAAGAAGCGTAA
- a CDS encoding DUF309 domain-containing protein, which translates to MDDHTRDPTVEPPDGNPAGWRADGQWEHETLRRAVVHGVRLYNSGEFHESHDCFEDEWYNYGRGNTESKFLHGMVQVAAGAYKHFDFEDDDGMRSLFRTSLQYFRGVPNDYYGVDLLDVRTTVTNALSDPSALEGWQIRLDGEYPTVRPEDIEFAESLEH; encoded by the coding sequence ATGGACGACCACACGCGCGACCCGACCGTCGAGCCCCCGGACGGGAATCCGGCGGGCTGGCGAGCCGACGGACAGTGGGAACACGAGACGCTCAGGCGGGCCGTCGTCCACGGCGTCCGCCTGTACAACTCCGGGGAGTTCCACGAGTCACACGACTGCTTCGAGGACGAGTGGTACAACTACGGCCGCGGGAACACGGAGAGCAAATTCCTCCACGGGATGGTGCAGGTCGCCGCCGGCGCGTACAAGCACTTCGACTTCGAGGACGACGACGGCATGCGGTCGCTGTTTCGCACGTCGCTGCAGTACTTCCGTGGCGTCCCGAACGACTACTACGGCGTCGACCTGCTCGACGTGCGGACGACGGTCACGAACGCGCTGTCGGACCCGTCGGCGCTGGAGGGCTGGCAGATTCGCCTCGACGGCGAGTATCCGACCGTCCGCCCGGAGGACATCGAGTTCGCCGAGTCGCTCGAACACTGA
- a CDS encoding M14 family metallopeptidase produces MRIEQLGDGIPEVAVVGSIHGDEPCGRDGIEAVLADPPEVERPVKFIIANEAALDADQRYLDTDLNRSFPGDADSESHETRLAAALAAELQDCTVLSLHSTQSYEGMFALVDDLTSEMERLCSALSVDAVVQTKGANEGRLFATVDSVVEVECGYQGSAEAAENAEQVIREFLAATGVTAEPPLQRDTELPVFQLGEPIPKSAAEQYEVFVRNFEHVPEGDPVAAADDETVVAEEPFHPVLLSAHGYEDVFGFTADRIGMLD; encoded by the coding sequence ATGCGAATCGAGCAACTGGGAGACGGGATTCCGGAGGTGGCCGTCGTGGGGAGCATCCACGGCGACGAACCGTGCGGACGGGACGGTATCGAAGCCGTCCTGGCCGACCCGCCCGAAGTCGAGCGACCGGTCAAGTTCATCATCGCGAACGAGGCGGCCCTCGACGCGGACCAGCGGTACCTCGACACGGACCTCAACCGTTCGTTCCCCGGCGACGCCGACAGCGAGTCCCACGAGACGCGGCTGGCTGCGGCTCTGGCCGCGGAACTCCAGGACTGCACCGTGCTCTCGCTGCACTCCACGCAGTCCTACGAGGGGATGTTTGCCCTCGTCGACGACCTCACGTCGGAGATGGAACGGCTCTGTAGCGCGCTCTCCGTGGACGCCGTCGTCCAGACGAAGGGGGCAAACGAAGGGCGGCTGTTCGCGACAGTGGACTCCGTCGTCGAAGTCGAGTGTGGCTATCAGGGCTCGGCGGAGGCCGCCGAGAACGCCGAGCAGGTCATCCGGGAGTTCCTCGCCGCCACCGGCGTCACTGCCGAGCCACCGCTCCAGCGAGACACGGAGCTGCCGGTGTTCCAGCTCGGCGAGCCCATTCCCAAGTCAGCCGCCGAACAGTACGAGGTGTTCGTCCGGAACTTCGAGCACGTCCCCGAGGGCGACCCCGTGGCCGCGGCCGACGACGAGACTGTCGTCGCGGAGGAGCCGTTCCACCCGGTCCTGCTCTCGGCCCACGGCTACGAGGACGTGTTCGGCTTTACCGCGGATCGAATTGGGATGCTAGACTGA
- a CDS encoding aldo/keto reductase codes for MKRPQQSADMATEQNGTTTVPTLGFGTYRTGGYKCYNAVSNALECGYTHIDTAMAYENEAAVGRAIEHSSVDRDDLFLTTKIKGYPEMVEYDRLIQAAKGCLERLGTEYLDLLLVHWWNPLADMEETFNALNTLVDDGLVNQIGVSNFSIKELMRAMQLSDAPIATNQIEYHPYWGDEELVRFCQDNDITVTAYSPLAEGRVVEDDVLRSIGDRYGKSAAQLSIRWLIQQENVVTIPKATTPRHVEANMDVFDFELTDRDMQRIRELKPPFWYRENREGGSIYKARNVLGTFVPDSLYNRIA; via the coding sequence ATGAAGCGACCACAACAGTCAGCCGACATGGCAACCGAGCAGAATGGTACGACCACGGTCCCTACTCTCGGGTTCGGCACCTACCGAACTGGAGGGTATAAGTGCTACAACGCGGTTAGTAATGCGCTTGAGTGTGGGTACACGCACATTGACACTGCGATGGCCTACGAAAACGAAGCGGCCGTCGGTCGCGCAATCGAACACTCCAGCGTTGACCGCGACGACCTCTTCTTGACGACGAAAATCAAGGGATATCCCGAAATGGTCGAGTATGACCGCTTGATTCAGGCAGCTAAGGGATGTCTCGAACGGCTGGGAACGGAGTATTTAGATCTGTTATTGGTTCACTGGTGGAACCCGCTGGCAGATATGGAAGAAACGTTCAACGCGCTCAACACACTCGTCGATGATGGGTTGGTCAATCAGATCGGGGTGAGTAACTTTTCTATCAAGGAGCTCATGCGGGCGATGCAGCTTTCAGACGCTCCTATTGCGACAAATCAGATTGAATACCATCCCTATTGGGGTGACGAGGAACTCGTCAGATTTTGCCAGGATAACGATATCACAGTTACCGCGTACAGTCCGCTTGCAGAGGGGCGAGTTGTTGAAGACGATGTCCTACGTTCGATTGGTGACCGGTACGGTAAATCGGCAGCACAGCTATCGATCAGGTGGCTAATACAACAAGAGAACGTTGTCACGATTCCGAAGGCCACGACGCCGAGACACGTAGAGGCGAACATGGACGTCTTTGATTTCGAACTCACGGACCGCGACATGCAGCGGATCAGGGAACTCAAACCCCCGTTCTGGTACCGAGAAAACCGCGAAGGTGGATCGATATACAAGGCTCGCAATGTACTGGGGACTTTCGTACCGGACAGTCTCTATAATCGGATTGCCTGA